The DNA segment CACGGGGACTGAGCCAGAAATTTGATTGGTGCGCATCCAATAGCTCACCAATTGAACACCAAAAGAACTCTCAAGAATTCACGATGGCTCAACTCAGCCCGTAAAACTACGATATGTGCGACTGGTTAAAAAATAGTTAGCCGCAAAGATGGCAGCCAAAGCAAGGTGGAATTGCGACCCAAACGGAATACCCATTCCATTCACCGTAATCCAAGTGTTGACAACAAAGAAAGAAATGTTGCCAACGAGAAGAAGGGCGAACAAGAGCTTCTTCAGAGCATCTGACTGCAAGAGAAGGAGAACGACAGCCCCATAAACGCCAAAAACAAGCCCAAGGTCGGAGTAGCCGTGCAAAATCCTCATCGAGGCATCGGAATGGCTATGGGTGAAGGCGGCTGCAAGAAGGTTCAAAGGGACCAAAGCCGTCACATTAGGTCCTAGAAAATGACGGGAATTGCCCTGCAGCCACATGGCCTGCTGCAACTGCTTGTTCATGGTCCAACCAGTGGCTCAAAGTTGCGCCGATGCAATCATCATGACGGAATCAACCAGGTTCTGCAAGGAAGGTGGGTGCTGTTTGAAAGCCAAAGGCTAGTTGTCGCTGAACGAATAGAGCCTGAAGAGTTCTATTTCTCCTCCCAGAAAACCACCGCAATACGTTGGTCACGACCGTGACAGAAAAAGCTGATCAATCAGATCTGTGGACAAAGTCCATGCAAGTAATTTGTACCTCATAAAAGCCGCATCGATTTCATTAAAAGTGATGCTCCGGTTGATTTACTAAATTGAAAGGCGAGATCAAGGCGCAAGGCTGGTGGTTTCGTTTGCCTCCTCAGATCCGCCCAAGGGTCTAGGCAAGGCCCTGCTCCATGCGCAGTTCAAGCGAAGGAGGCCTTGATCGCACCGGGTGTGGCACCCCACTTGATCGATGTGGGTGTAGACCTCCAACGCTTCTGGAGAAAATTCAGCCCAGACCCTGTTCACGTCCCTGATTGGGGTGAACCACCATGCCGTGCGAGCCCCAGTGGTCGACCTGGAAGAACCAGAAGGGGCGACAAAGTGGGGTTTCGTTTCCGGCTGCATGGCCGGTTTACGTCACCGTCACGACAGTCTCCCCAAGTCGAAAGAGAGTCAGATCAGAGCACTAGAAAAAGGCCGTCACCAACACAGCAGTTCGTTAACCAGCCTAGTCCTGACTCTCACTCTCGAGGGGCCAGATCCTGCGAATGGCGGCAAGTACTGACTCGGCCTCATCGCGACGCTTCGCCACCGTTTCACCCTCGAGCAGCAGCGTCACGTGGCCCAACTTGCGCCCCGGAGTTTCCGGTGACTTGCCATACCAGTGCAGGTGAAGCCCTTGCATGGCTTCAAGCGCCAGTAGCCGCTGGTCCAATGGATCATGGCGTTCGGGGTCCAGGCCCAGCAGGTTGACCATCAAGGCACCGCGGGTTTTGAGCTCGGGATCAGGCACGGGCAGGCCAGCAGCAATGCAGAGCTGCTGATCGAACTGACTGCTGGTGCAGGCCTCGATCGAATAGTGGCCTGAATTGTGGGTTCGGGGGGCGATCTCATTCACCTGCAGGCCAGCTGGTCCATAGAAGAACTCCAGAGCCAACACCCCCACATAGCCGAGCTTCGTCATCAGCGACGCAGCAACGTTGTAGGCCAAGGCCGCTACGGAAGGGTCCACCGGTGCCGGTGCCAGAACCCAGTCACAAACCTGCTGATGCTGATGGGTCTGCACCAGGGGGAAATGGCGGATCCGGCCGCGCTGATCGCGGCTGACCACGAGAGCCAGCTCAAGCTCGTAGTCCACCCAGGATTCCAGCAACCAATCCTCGGCAGGGACGGCTCGCAA comes from the Synechococcus sp. A15-62 genome and includes:
- a CDS encoding 5-(carboxyamino)imidazole ribonucleotide synthase; the protein is MIGVVGGGQLARMLVQAAAQREVPIAVQTSNPADPAAGLASRLVTADPRDVAGTRELVVGCDGVTFENEWVNIDALLPLEQQGVRFQPSLAALSPLVDKLSQRQLLDDLAIPSPPWCPLRLISPAQPALPQGWTFPVMAKASRGGYDGKGTVVLRDIDALSQLLRAVPAEDWLLESWVDYELELALVVSRDQRGRIRHFPLVQTHQHQQVCDWVLAPAPVDPSVAALAYNVAASLMTKLGYVGVLALEFFYGPAGLQVNEIAPRTHNSGHYSIEACTSSQFDQQLCIAAGLPVPDPELKTRGALMVNLLGLDPERHDPLDQRLLALEAMQGLHLHWYGKSPETPGRKLGHVTLLLEGETVAKRRDEAESVLAAIRRIWPLESESQD